The region GAGGAAGCTGCCGGCCGCGAGACCCGCCATGAACGCCGTGATGACCGTGCTGACCGCGAGGGTGGTCGACCCGAAGAGAAGGGTCAACGAGCGGCTCCACACGACCTGATAGAGCAGCCCCGCCGCCCCCGAGAGGACGAACAAGGTCCCGACGACGCTTCGCTTCATCCCGATGTCTCCCTTCTCCCAAAGATCGGCCGGCGGCCTGTTCGGGCCGAGGGTCCGATCTTACCGGAGCCGCGCTCTCCCCTCAAGGCGACCGGGCTCCCCGGCGCGGCGATAGAAGCCGATCAGCGTCTCGAGATGGCGCTCCGGTCCGCACTCGGTCTCGAGGAAGGCGCGCGCGCTTGCCCCGAGATCGCGCGCGAGACTCGCGTCCCGATCGAGCGTCCGGATCGCCTCGGCGAGCGCCGCCCCGTCGCCCGAAGGGAAGAGGAATCCGGTTTCTCCCGGGCGGACCATCTCGGGGATTCCCCCGCGCTCCGCAGCGATGACCGGCTTCGCGAGCGCGAACGCCTCGTAGATCACGAGGGGAGAGTTGTCGTCGTACTCCGACGGAAGGAGGAGGGCGCGGCACGATCGAATCGCCTCGAGGAGAGGCTCCCCCTCGAGATAGCCCGCGAATCGCACGTTGCGAAGACCGCGCGTCTCCGCCCCGCGCTCGATCGCGGCGCGTTCCGGACCCTCGCCGGCGATAACGATGCGCGCCTCGGGCGCGCGCGCGGCCGCCTCGAGGAGCACCGGCAGTCCTTTCTCGTGCGACAGGCGGCCGAGAAAGAGAAACGAGCCGTTGTCCGCGCTCGCCGCGGGACGATACCCCTCGAGGTCGATCGTGTAAGGGAAATGCTCGATGCGCTCCCTGCGAATCCCCCAGCGAATCATCGTCTCCTCGATGAAACGGCTCGGCGCGTGATAGAGCGCGATCCCCTTCTCATAGAGGCCGGAGGCGCTGTAGAGCGCCGTCTCGACCGCGGCGACGAGGCTCGCCGAGCGCCGCCCGAGAACGCAGCGGTGGCGCACGGCTTCCCAGTAGCGATGGCCGAGACAACTGTCGCACGGCTTCCCGTCGCGGAAGCGCCGGTACGCGGGGCAGACGAGCTTGTAGTCGTGGAGGGTCTGCACGGTCGGCACGCCCGCCCACGAGAGCGCGGCGACCACCGATCCGGAGAGCTGATGCGCAATGTTGTGAAGATGCGCGATGTCGGGGTGCTTCCGCTCGACGATCTCTCCGACGCGGGCGAACGCTTCTTCGTTCCAGAAGACCTTCGCCGCCTCGGCGGCGCGCCGGAGAAACGGGGCGCGCTTCCGGTAATCGGTCTCCGAGAGAAAGAGCGCGCGATGCGGCGTCGGAAGATCGCGGTCGGTCCTCATCGCGAGCGGGATCACCTCGTGCCCCGCCCGCTCGAGAAGACGGGAGACCTCGAGATAATACCTTTCGGCTCCGCCTTTCAAGTAATGATACTTATTGATCTGAAGGATTCTCAAGCCCCGGTTCTCCCGGCGATCGAGAGGAAGTAGCGCCGGTATTCCTCGACCGTCCGCTCGAGCGTGAAGCGCTCCTCGATTCGTCGTCTGCCGGCGGCACCCATGCGGCGGGCGAGGTCCGGGTCGCGGAGGATGCGCGCGAACGCCTCCGCCATGCTTCTTGGATCGCCGGCCGGAACGATAAGCCCGGTTTCCTCGTGGGAGACGAGATCGCGGACGCTCCCGACGTCCGTGTTGACGGTCGGAAGGCCGCACGCCATCGCCTCCATCGTGGAGATGGGGAACGTCTCGCGATAGGGATGCGAGGAGAGGGCGAGGAGATCGAGCCGCGGCAGGAACTCCGGGAGATCGCGCCGGCGCCCTGTGAGGCGAACCGCGTCCCCGAGGCCGAGCGCGGCGATCTTTCGTTCGATCGCCGGACGCTCGGGGCCCTCGCCGACGATGTAGAAGCGCGTATCAGGAAGCTCCCTTCGCACCGCCGCCGCGGCTTCGAGGAAGACGCCGTGCCCCTTCTCGGGAGTGAGGGATGCGACGATGCCGACCGCCTTCTCCCCCGGCCGCGGGCCGCCGTCGAGAGGAGGAAGCCCGCCGCGGTCTCGCGGGCGGAACGCGCGGTGATCGACTCCGTTCAGGATCACGGCGAGGTTCGCGGGGTCGAGCCCTTCCTCGCGGACGAGCGCGTCTCTTTGCGTCGGCGCGACGAGGATGATCCCGTCGAGCCTCGCGAGGAGGCGGAGCTGACTCCAGAGGAACATCCTCTTCCTTCCCCAATGCCGCGTCGCGTGGATCGCGGAGATCCGCCTGCGAATACGAAGCGACCATCCGAGCCATTCGCCCACGAGAAGGGCGTTTCGTCCCGGCTCGACGAAGAGGATGTCGAACCGTTCGCCGCGGAGAGCGCGCGTCAGGCGGGAGACGGCGGCGAGGTCGTAGCGGTGTCGGAGGAAGCCTCCGTCCACGCGGACGCCGATCTTTCGGACTTCGGGCGCGAGAGTCCCTTCTTCCTTGAGGCAACAGAGACGAAAGCGGATCTCGGACGGAGGGAGAGAGCGCATGATCTCCTGCATGAGCTGCTCGAACCCGCCCGTGTGGAACGAGTTCACGAGGAGGAGGATGTTCAGACTGCTCGGCATGCGGCGCCCCGCTTTCCGTTCGCGCCGAAGCTCGGTCGTCCGTCGGTTGCCGGCGAGCCTCGCCGCAGCCGGCATTCTATCGGAAACCGCGGGGGCTTGAGAAGTGCGGCTGATTTCCGATATTCTGGTTCAGGGTATGAATACGGGACCGCTGCGGGACATGAAACCGGAACTGCGGCTGACGCGGAGCGCGAAACGTGCGGCTCTCACCTTATCTTCAGCAAGGGTTCATCCGCTTCGAGCTGGAGACCCGATTGGATCCTCCCGAGGAGGAGGACTTCGATTGGGAGAAGTACGTCGCGGGAGTCAAGCAGGCGGTGATCCGGGAGCTGGCCGGTCTTCTCGCGGAGACCGGGCTCGTAGGAAACGCGAACAAGCTCTTCCTCGACCTCTGGAATCGTGAGAAGAAGGCCTCGACGGCGGTCGGGCACGGAATCGCGATCCCCCACATTCGAAGCCGCCAGGTCAAGGACGTCATCCTCGGCTTCGCCCGCTCGCGGGAAGGCTACGAGTTCGCCGCGCCGGACGGGGAGAAGGTCCACTTCTTCATCGTCATCGTCGGCCCCGCCTACGATCCCGACCGCTATTTGAAAATCTACAAAGCGGTGAGCGGGATGTTCCGTTACGATGGGATCCGTGAACGGCTCTTCGAAGCGAGCACCGAGGGAGAGATCTTTCGTCTCTTCGACGGGAACTTCTGACCCGGCGGCGGTGGGCGGCCGGGCGCGCGCGCCTGTTCTCCCGTTCCTTCTCTTTCTCGCGGCCGGTCTTATTTCCTACTCGATCAATCGAAACCTGAAATTTGTCTTCTGGGACGAATTCCTCTGGCACCCGGATGTGGCGCGCCTCGCGAGGGAGGCGATCGCGAGCCGCGATTGGGCGGCGCTCCTTCATCCGACGCGCTGGCAGTATCCGCCCCTCTTCTTCTGGGTCGATGGGACTCTCGTTGGACTTCTGGGCGAGTCGTTCGCCGTGTTTCGGCTGCCGTCGATCGTTTCGAGCGCGCTTCTCGCTCCGTGGGCCTATCTCATCGGGCGGGCGGCGGGCGGGGAGCGCGCCGGGATTCTCGCCGGGCTCTACGCGCTTCTTCTGCCGCTCGCGCACCGCTACGGCTCGGCGCTCCTCGTCGATCCCCTCCAGGCGGCGCTCGTCGGCGCGGCCCTTCTCGCTTTCGTGCGCGCCGAGACGCGCGGCGGGAGTCTATTTCCCGCGGGAACGCTCGCCGCGCTCGCCGTCTCGACGAAGTACACTTCTCTTCTGCTTCCCGCGGCGCTCCTGCTCGTCCTCCTCGCCGATCGGGTGCGATCCGGCGCCTCGGTGAGAAGGCGCGCGCCGATCGAGATCGTCCTCTTCGCGGCGCTCTCCTTCTTTCCGCTCCTCCTTCTCCGGGAAGAAGACCGCGCTCTTCTCCGCGCGATGGCTTTCTGGAGATCCCTTCCGTTCGACTGGGCCGATCTCTTTCGCGTCGTTCCCGCGCCGCTCTTCGTTTTCGCCCTCCTCGCGCCGCTCCTTCGCGCGAGTTTCTCTCGGGCGATGCGGGGGCCGGTTCTCTTTCTCGCTCTCTGGCTTCTCTTCTTTTTCTGGGGGCGCCGGCAGATGAACTGGCTTCTCCCCGCCGCGGTCCCGCTCGCAGCTCTCGCCGGCCACGCGACGGCGGTTTGGGTCGGGGGGCGAAGATCCCTCCTCGCCGTCTCCGCCGCAGCGGCGATTCTCCTCTATGGAGGATACCGGAGCGCGCGGGAGATCCTGATCTACCGGGAAACCGAGAGGATCTACAACGAGGCGGCCGCCTACGCGAACGAACGCGTCTCGCCGGACGAGATCGTGGTCGTCGACGCGCTCCCCTTCGAAAGCCCGCTCTATCTGCACTCGTCCACGTGCAATGCGAGGTTCGCGTGCTATCGGGAGGGGCGCCTCGCACTTCTCGTCCCCTGGGTCTTCGAGAACTACAAACGTCGCGGGTTCGACGGCGCCGCGTGGGGCGAGGTTCACGAGCGCGAGATCCGCGAAACCTGGCGATTGGAGAAGCGCTTTCTCGCGAACGGCCGGCCGATCCTCGAGATCTACGCGAACCCTGCCTTCTTGCCGCGGAGCGAGAAGAACGGGCCGCCGGAAGCCGGACCCTGATCGCGCCCCCTTTCCTCAGACCTTCGGGCCGAGGACGGCGAGCGCCTTCTGTTTGTCCGTGTTCATATAGAGGTGAAGGAAAAGGCCTCCCCTGGCGCTCGGCACGTGGATCACACGGACCGCCTCCGCCTCTTCGGCTGCCTCGGGGAAGAGCGAAACGAGCATGTTTGGGGACTCTCGGAAGAAACGCTCGTTGAAGAGATTTCCGCTCTCGTCCGGATAGAGGGGAAGATAGAAGATCCCGGACTCGATGAGATCCTGGAAGAAGTGCGTGCCGAACGAGACCTCGGGCGTGTATCCCCCGCGGGCGCGCGCGATCTCGATGAGCGCCTTCGTCCGGTGGATGTCCGCGTAGCGGACACGCACGCCGAGGTCGATGTTGTTCGACCCCCAGCGCCCCGGCCCCATCAGGACGAAGCGGGAGTGCTCGAGCCGGTCGTTGAGGCGTCCGACGAGGCGGCCGATCGCGCTCTTCTTCTCCGCCGTCGGGACGCGCCCGTAGTCGACAGGATCGATGTAGATGACGTACTCGATGTCGACGATCTTCCCGGTCGGAACGAAGCGTGAAGCGCTGAACACCTTCTGCTCGTCCGGCGTGTCTTCGGGAAGCGCGACTTCGGACGCTTGAATCCGCTCCGCCTGCGGGCGTGCTTGAAGGATGAAGAAGGTCCGCCCGTCGAACGCGAACTCGACGTCGATCGGAGAATTGTAGGCCGCCGAGAGAACCTCGAGAATCTCGCGAAGAAAAGACGGGAACGGCCCGGAGAGGAGCCCGTCGAAGGTCACGACGAGGGACGATTTCTTCGCCGCGAACCGGCTTGAGGCCGGCGCGGCGATCATCCCGTGCTCCGCGATCGAAACGATGCGGTGAAGATCGGGAAAGGATTCGTCCCCGAGAAGATCGAGGAGAGGAACCCGCTCGAAGCGGTTCGTCTCCAGGTTGATCGCGTCGACGGTTCTTTGCGAATAGCGGATGATCTCCTCCGCCCCGATCTCCGGGCGAAGAGTCGGGTTCCCGAGGGGGACCATCCTCGGGTAGTCGTCTCCCACGCGGTCGACCGCGCGCGTCCCAAGACCGAGGACGATCCGCGCGAGCCCTTCCTCCCTGCGGATGCGCGGGCTCCAGCGCCACTCGTTTTGAGAAAAAGCGACCCCGGCCCACGCGGGGAGCCAGTAGCGGCCGTGGCGGAAACCGACCACCTTCTGGATGAGGACCGCCATCTTCTCGTCGTAGTCGATCAGACTTCTCTCGCGCCGGTAGAGGATCGGGTCGGGGCCGAGCGTCGAGGCGTACACCTCCGCGATCGCGCCGATCAGCTGCTCCAACCGTCGTTCGATCCGCCCCTGGTTGCCGAGAAAGATCGACTCGTACTTTCCGGAGAACGCGGAGCCGAAGTTGTCCTCCAGAAGACTCGAGGAGCGGATCACGAGGGGAGAGTCGCCGACCCGTTCGAGAAGACCCCGCAGCTCCCGCATGATATACGGCGCGAACTGTCCGTTTTTGAAGATCTCGCGGATCAGGGGATACGAACGGCGAATCTCGGAGATCGGTTTGTACTTGATGTCGTAATAATCCATGAGGCCGTTCCGCTGCACGAACTCGGTGAAGTGATCCGAGCGCACGTAGTACGACTCGGGGGTGCCGAGCGGGAAGGGAGCCTCGCGCCCCGACTTCTCGAAATGCCGCCGCACGATCTTGTGCGCGAGGACCATCCCTGCCGCCTTCCCGCCCACCTTCCCGAGCCCCGCGCGCGGGCCGATGGCGTTTCCGACGATCGGGAGCATATCCTCGACCGCGAGATGGCGCTTCGCGACCCCGATGAACTCGAGACGGTCACTCAGGAAGTGGCGGATGAGCGCAACCCGCACCCCCGTTGACTCCTCTTGCAGCGGGTCGTATCCCGGCTCTTTGGGGAGAGCGCAATACTCGCGGACTTTGTCGGCGAGGAGCTGAAACGAGACGCCCGGCACGTTCGCGATCTCCTCGAGGGTGCGTGCTCTCTCGGCGCGCCTCGCCTGATGGACGGCGTTGTCCACATCCTCGGGCGTGAGGTGCTCCGCGGTGTACCGCTCGACCAGAGCATACACGGCGTCCCGGAGACCGGAGTCCCAGCGGATCGAGAGACCGCGGTTCGGATCGTCGCTTGCGGCCCGTGGGATTCCTTCCCCCTCGATCATGCGGCCCGCCTCGTCGTGGATCGTGTCGATCGTGACGCAGCCCTTTGTGTGGAGCAGGATGAGCAGGTTTCTGTAGATCCGCGCGGCTATCGCCGAGCCTTCCTCGAGCCGCTCGCGAAGCCGCTCGGCGGTCGCGCGGCCGCGAGCGGGGGGAGGAGCCTCTTCCTTCATGCGCCCTCTCCTCGCGTAGACGCCCGAGGGCCGGACGCGGCGGCCCGGCCCTCGGCCTCGTTGTGCGATCGTCGGTCGCCTACACCCATCCGCGAAGCTTGCAGGCCTCGGCGACGCGGTTGACGGCCACCATGTATGCGGCCAGACGCATGTGGACCTTCTCCTTCTTATGCATCTCGTACACCGTGTGGAAGGCTTTGGTCATCTTCTCGTCGAGGCGGGAGTGCACTTCCTCGAGCGGCCAGTAGAAGTTGTACGTGTTCTGGACCTGCTCGAAATAGCTGACCGTGACGCCGCCCGCGTTCGCAAGGAAGTCCGGCAGCACGAAGACCCCTTTCTCATAAAGGATCTTGTCCGCTTCCGGGGTCGTCGGCCCGTTGGCGAGCTCGCACGAGATCTTCGCCTTGATCCGGCCGGCGTTCTTTCCCGTGATGACGTTCTCGAGCGCGGAGGGGAAGAGAACCGTGACTTCGAGCTCCAGAATCTCCTCGTTCGAGATCGGCTTCGAGTTCTTGAAGCCGTCGATCTTGCCGGTCCTCAGCTTGTAGTCGACCAGGGCTTGCGCGTCGAGGCCGTCCGGATTGTACACGCCGCCGCGGGAGTCGCTCGCCGCCACGATCTTGAGGCCGAGGATCTCTTGGCCGAGGATCGCGCCGAACTGGCCGGCGTTGCCGAAGCCTTGAATCGCCGCCGTCTTTCCCTTGAGGTCGAGGCCGAGCATCTTGGCCGCCTCTCGCACGCAGTAGACGCCCCCGCGCGCGGTCGCATCGCCGCGCCCTTGGGAACCTCCGAGCGCGAGCGGCTTGCCGGTGATGACGCCCGGATGGGCCTCCTTCTCGATCGTCTCGAACTCGTCCATCATCCACGCCATGATCTGCGGGGTGGTGTAGACGTCCGGAGCCGGCACGTCCTTCGTCACGCCGAGGATTCGGCCGACGGCGCGGATGTACGCGCGGGCGAGCCGCTCCTTCTCCGCCTCGGAAAGATCCTTCGGGTTGCAAGTAATGCCACCTTTGCCGCCGCCGAGCGGAATATCGACAACCGACGTCTTCCATGTCATCCACGCGGCGAGCGCCCGCACCGTGTCGATCGTCTCGTCCGGGTGCCAGCGAAGACCGCCCTTGGTCGGCCCGCGCGCGTTGTTGTATTGGACGCGGTACCCGCGGAAGATCTTCACACTTCCATCGTCCATGCGGAGCGGAATCGTGACGACGAACTCCCGGAGGGGCCAGCGGAGAAACTCCCGCGTGGCCTGATCGAGGCCGAGCTTCTCCGCCGCCTCGTCCAGCTGCTGCTGGGCGATGGCAAACGGGTTCATACCGGTGGATGTCATGGACAGCTACCTCCCAGTTCCTTGTGGGTTGTGGATCCGGCCGTTTCCGGCCCTTGACGCAAAACACCTAACTCTAGGTCTGCATTCGCGTTTTCGTCAAGCCGCGGCAAGGGCGCGGGGGCGCGAAAAATATCTCCCATGGCTGACAATTTCTTCTTATGTCTACAGGCATGAAATCGAATGGAAGCCTGCGGGCGCTGATCGAGCAGACCAAACCGTTCCCAAACCTGGAGACGGAACTGATTGTTTCTTTGCAAGTTACGCTTGATCGCGCGCTCGACGTCGCCCACCGGCCTCTCCGGCTCTTCAGGCTTTCCCGGGAGCAGTACAACGTCCTCCGGATCCTTCGAGGAGCGGGGGGGAAGGGGCTTCCCACGCATCGCGTGGCGTCGCGCATGGTCTCGCGCGAGCCGAACATCGCCAGGCTCGTCGCGAAGCTCGAGGGGAAGATGCTCGTTCGCCGGAACCGCTCTCCGCGCGACGGGAGAATCCGCACCCTCCGGATCACGCCGGAAGGGCTTCGGGTGCTCGCCGATCTGGACGGCCCGATCGGCGCGAGCACGGAGCGCGCGGTGCGCGGCCTCGATGAGAAGGAGATCGACACGCTTCTTGCGCTGCTCGACAAGATCCGCCGGCCGCTCGTCGCGGACGGAGAACCGCTCCCCGCTCCTGGAACGGACGGGGGCACCGAAACGACCGAAAGGAGGAAGCAATGAAGGCACAGAGTCGAACGCTCGCGCTCGTCGCCGTCTTTGCGCTGATCCCGGGGCTGGCCGGGGCCGCGGAATGGGAGATCGACCGCGCGCACTCGGGGATCGCGTTCACGATCCGCCATCTCGGGATCTCGAACGTGAAAGGGATGTTCACCGACTTCACCGGGTCGGTGGCTTTCGACGAGGAGAAGCTCGAGGGCGGATCGGTGTCGATCCGCGTGAAGGCGGGGAGCGTCGATACGCAGAACGAAAAGCGCGACGAGCATCTTCGCGGCGCCGACTTCTTCGATGTCGCGAACTACCCGGAGATCGTCTTCACGAGTACCGGGGTCGCGAAGAGCGAGGAAGGTCACGTCCTGCGCGGCATGCTCCGTATTCTGGACATGGAACGCCCCGTCGAGATCCCTTTCGAG is a window of Candidatus Eisenbacteria bacterium DNA encoding:
- a CDS encoding glycosyltransferase, translated to MRILQINKYHYLKGGAERYYLEVSRLLERAGHEVIPLAMRTDRDLPTPHRALFLSETDYRKRAPFLRRAAEAAKVFWNEEAFARVGEIVERKHPDIAHLHNIAHQLSGSVVAALSWAGVPTVQTLHDYKLVCPAYRRFRDGKPCDSCLGHRYWEAVRHRCVLGRRSASLVAAVETALYSASGLYEKGIALYHAPSRFIEETMIRWGIRRERIEHFPYTIDLEGYRPAASADNGSFLFLGRLSHEKGLPVLLEAAARAPEARIVIAGEGPERAAIERGAETRGLRNVRFAGYLEGEPLLEAIRSCRALLLPSEYDDNSPLVIYEAFALAKPVIAAERGGIPEMVRPGETGFLFPSGDGAALAEAIRTLDRDASLARDLGASARAFLETECGPERHLETLIGFYRRAGEPGRLEGRARLR
- a CDS encoding glycosyltransferase, whose translation is MPSSLNILLLVNSFHTGGFEQLMQEIMRSLPPSEIRFRLCCLKEEGTLAPEVRKIGVRVDGGFLRHRYDLAAVSRLTRALRGERFDILFVEPGRNALLVGEWLGWSLRIRRRISAIHATRHWGRKRMFLWSQLRLLARLDGIILVAPTQRDALVREEGLDPANLAVILNGVDHRAFRPRDRGGLPPLDGGPRPGEKAVGIVASLTPEKGHGVFLEAAAAVRRELPDTRFYIVGEGPERPAIERKIAALGLGDAVRLTGRRRDLPEFLPRLDLLALSSHPYRETFPISTMEAMACGLPTVNTDVGSVRDLVSHEETGLIVPAGDPRSMAEAFARILRDPDLARRMGAAGRRRIEERFTLERTVEEYRRYFLSIAGRTGA
- a CDS encoding PTS sugar transporter subunit IIA, with the protein product MRLSPYLQQGFIRFELETRLDPPEEEDFDWEKYVAGVKQAVIRELAGLLAETGLVGNANKLFLDLWNREKKASTAVGHGIAIPHIRSRQVKDVILGFARSREGYEFAAPDGEKVHFFIVIVGPAYDPDRYLKIYKAVSGMFRYDGIRERLFEASTEGEIFRLFDGNF
- a CDS encoding glycosyltransferase family 39 protein, giving the protein MGGRARAPVLPFLLFLAAGLISYSINRNLKFVFWDEFLWHPDVARLAREAIASRDWAALLHPTRWQYPPLFFWVDGTLVGLLGESFAVFRLPSIVSSALLAPWAYLIGRAAGGERAGILAGLYALLLPLAHRYGSALLVDPLQAALVGAALLAFVRAETRGGSLFPAGTLAALAVSTKYTSLLLPAALLLVLLADRVRSGASVRRRAPIEIVLFAALSFFPLLLLREEDRALLRAMAFWRSLPFDWADLFRVVPAPLFVFALLAPLLRASFSRAMRGPVLFLALWLLFFFWGRRQMNWLLPAAVPLAALAGHATAVWVGGRRSLLAVSAAAAILLYGGYRSAREILIYRETERIYNEAAAYANERVSPDEIVVVDALPFESPLYLHSSTCNARFACYREGRLALLVPWVFENYKRRGFDGAAWGEVHEREIRETWRLEKRFLANGRPILEIYANPAFLPRSEKNGPPEAGP
- a CDS encoding PEP/pyruvate-binding domain-containing protein: MKEEAPPPARGRATAERLRERLEEGSAIAARIYRNLLILLHTKGCVTIDTIHDEAGRMIEGEGIPRAASDDPNRGLSIRWDSGLRDAVYALVERYTAEHLTPEDVDNAVHQARRAERARTLEEIANVPGVSFQLLADKVREYCALPKEPGYDPLQEESTGVRVALIRHFLSDRLEFIGVAKRHLAVEDMLPIVGNAIGPRAGLGKVGGKAAGMVLAHKIVRRHFEKSGREAPFPLGTPESYYVRSDHFTEFVQRNGLMDYYDIKYKPISEIRRSYPLIREIFKNGQFAPYIMRELRGLLERVGDSPLVIRSSSLLEDNFGSAFSGKYESIFLGNQGRIERRLEQLIGAIAEVYASTLGPDPILYRRERSLIDYDEKMAVLIQKVVGFRHGRYWLPAWAGVAFSQNEWRWSPRIRREEGLARIVLGLGTRAVDRVGDDYPRMVPLGNPTLRPEIGAEEIIRYSQRTVDAINLETNRFERVPLLDLLGDESFPDLHRIVSIAEHGMIAAPASSRFAAKKSSLVVTFDGLLSGPFPSFLREILEVLSAAYNSPIDVEFAFDGRTFFILQARPQAERIQASEVALPEDTPDEQKVFSASRFVPTGKIVDIEYVIYIDPVDYGRVPTAEKKSAIGRLVGRLNDRLEHSRFVLMGPGRWGSNNIDLGVRVRYADIHRTKALIEIARARGGYTPEVSFGTHFFQDLIESGIFYLPLYPDESGNLFNERFFRESPNMLVSLFPEAAEEAEAVRVIHVPSARGGLFLHLYMNTDKQKALAVLGPKV
- a CDS encoding Glu/Leu/Phe/Val dehydrogenase, giving the protein MTSTGMNPFAIAQQQLDEAAEKLGLDQATREFLRWPLREFVVTIPLRMDDGSVKIFRGYRVQYNNARGPTKGGLRWHPDETIDTVRALAAWMTWKTSVVDIPLGGGKGGITCNPKDLSEAEKERLARAYIRAVGRILGVTKDVPAPDVYTTPQIMAWMMDEFETIEKEAHPGVITGKPLALGGSQGRGDATARGGVYCVREAAKMLGLDLKGKTAAIQGFGNAGQFGAILGQEILGLKIVAASDSRGGVYNPDGLDAQALVDYKLRTGKIDGFKNSKPISNEEILELEVTVLFPSALENVITGKNAGRIKAKISCELANGPTTPEADKILYEKGVFVLPDFLANAGGVTVSYFEQVQNTYNFYWPLEEVHSRLDEKMTKAFHTVYEMHKKEKVHMRLAAYMVAVNRVAEACKLRGWV
- a CDS encoding MarR family transcriptional regulator, translating into MQVTLDRALDVAHRPLRLFRLSREQYNVLRILRGAGGKGLPTHRVASRMVSREPNIARLVAKLEGKMLVRRNRSPRDGRIRTLRITPEGLRVLADLDGPIGASTERAVRGLDEKEIDTLLALLDKIRRPLVADGEPLPAPGTDGGTETTERRKQ
- a CDS encoding YceI family protein, with the protein product MKAQSRTLALVAVFALIPGLAGAAEWEIDRAHSGIAFTIRHLGISNVKGMFTDFTGSVAFDEEKLEGGSVSIRVKAGSVDTQNEKRDEHLRGADFFDVANYPEIVFTSTGVAKSEEGHVLRGMLRILDMERPVEIPFEYLGSIQDPWGGTRAGFEGRLKLTREEFGVGWKDTKYRPPLIANEVVLTFSLELIKKAG